ACTTCGCGATGCATGGCCGGCCCGTTGTCGCCCACCTCGCCCATATCGCCCAGCACCAGGACGCGCGGGGCCGGCAACTGGGCCAGCACGTCCACCGCAGCGCGCACCGAATCCGGATTGGCGTTATAGGTGTCGTCGATCAATATCGTGCCGTCGTCCAGCGCCTTGCGCTGCATGCGCCCGGCCACCGCGCTGAAAGCCGCCAGCGCGCGCACCGCGCCGGCCAGCGGCGCCCCGGCGGCCAATGCCGCGGCAATGGCCGCCAGCGCATTGCGCAGGTTGTGCAGGCCCGGCACCGGCAATACCAGTTCGGCGCTGCCGGCCGGCGTCACCACCCGGCAGCGTGTGTCTTGCGGCGCGGCTTCGATGTTCTCGGCATAGACATCCAGCCCCGGCTGCAGCCCGAAGCGCAACACGCGGCGCGCGCCGGCCTGGGCTTCCCAGATACCGCAGTGCGGGTCGTCGCCGGGGAACACCGCCACGCCGTCGTCGGGCAGGGCCTCGATGCTGGCGCCGTTCTCCCGCGCCACGGCTTCGACCGAATGCATGAATTCCTGGTGTTCGCGCTGCGCATTGGTAACCAGAGCCACCGACGGCGCCGCCAGGGCGGCCAGTACCGCGATTTCGCCCGGGTGGTTCATGCCCAGCTCGAATACGGCGGCGCGATGCTGCGCGCGCAGGCGCAGCAGCGTCAGCGGCACGCCGATGTCGTTGTTGAAATTGCCCGCCGTGGCCAGCCGGCCCGCCTCGCCCTGCCAGTCTGCCAGGATGGCGGCAATCATTTCTTTGGTGGTGGTCTTGCCGTTGCTGCCCGCCACGCCGATCACCGGCAGCGAGAACCGCGCGCGCCATGCCGCGCCGATGCGCTGCAGGGCCTGGCGCGTATCGCCCAGCACCAGTTGCGGCGGCGACGCGCCGTCCACCGGGTGCGCCACGATCGCCGCGCACGCGCCGGCGGCCTCGGCCTGCGCCAGGTAAGCATGGCCGTCGAACTGCTCGCCGGCCAGCGCCAGGAAGACTTCGTTGGCGCCGATGCTGCGGGTATCGGTGGACAGCGCTCCCGCCTGCGGCAGCAGCAATGCCAGCCGCGCCCATTCGCGGTCGTCGAACGGCAGTTTGACACCGCCGACCTCTTGATACGTTTCATGGCCCTTGCCGGCCAGCAGCACCACGTCGTCCGGGTCGGCCGCCCAGACGGTCTGCATGATGGCGCGCGCGCGGTCGGCCTCGACCAACAGGCGCGCGCCGCGCGGAATGCCCGCCAGGATCTGCGCGATGATGGCGCCGGGGTCTTCGCCGCGCGGGTTGTCGCTGGACACTGTGACCTTGTCGGCCAGGTCGGCGGCGATGCGGCCCATTTCGGGGCGCTTGCCCGCATCGCGCTCGCCGCCGCAGCCGAACAGGCACACCAGCCGGCCGCCGCGCGCATCGGCCACCGGCCGCAGCGCCGCCAAGGCCCGCGACAGCGAGTCCGGCGTATGGGAATAATCCACCACGACCAGCGGGCCCCGGCCCGCGCCGGCAAGGCTGCGCAGGGGCAGCGGCGTCACGACCTGCAGGCGGCCGTCAACCGGCCGGGTGGCGGCCAGCGCACGCGCGAGTTGGGCCAGCGGCCATCCCAGCTTGTACAGCACGCCCGCGACCAGCAGCAGGTTCGATACGTTGTGGCGGCCCAGCAGCGACGTCACGACCTGCGCCTCGCCGTCCGGCGTGGCCAGGGTGAATACCTGGCCGTGCGCCGTGGCCTGCAGGTCGCGCGCCTGAAAGGCTGCCGGGGCATCCTGCTGGGTGTAGCCCAGCGCCAGGTCGCGCGGCAATGTCCGCAACAGGCGCTCGCCGGCGGCATCGTCGGCATTGACGATGGCGGCGGCCAGGCCGGGCCATTGGAACAGCCGGGCCTTGGCCTGCTCGTAGCGCTCCATCGAGCCGTGGTAGTCGAGGTGGTCGCGCGTCAGGTTGGTGAAGCCGGCCACGGCAATGCGCACACCGTCCAGCCGGCCCTGCTCCAGGCCGATGGACGAGGCCTCCAGCGCAACCGCCTGGGCCCCGGCGGCGCGCATGGCGGCCAGGATGCGATGCACGCTCAGCACGTCGGGCGTGGTCAGGTTGCCGCCCAGCGTGCTGCCGTCGGGCAGCAGTGCGCCCAGGGTGCCGATGCTGCCGCAGGGCTTGCCGGCGTCGGTCAGGGCCTGGGCCACCCACTGGACGCAAGAAGTCTTGCCATTGGTGCCGGTGATCGCGACGACGCTCAGGCCGGCCGAAGGATGCCCGTACCAGTCGTCTGCCAGTTCGCCCAGCAGCGCGCGCAGGTCGGGCACGGCGCGCACGCGCGCATCGTCGCCCACCTCGGCCGGCGCCGGCGCCTGGCACAACACCGCCGCCGCGCCGCGCGCGAATGCCTGGCCGATGAACGCACGGCCATCGGCCGAGCCGCCGGGGCAGGCCACGAAGACATCGCCGGCCGCCACTTCACGCGAATCGAGCCGCAACTGCGCATCGGCCGCCACGCGCGCGCGCAGCCAGGCCAGCGCATCGGCGGCCGCGGCGGCGAGAGGACGGGACGCGCTCATCGCGAAGGCTCCTGCACGCCGGCCACGATCGTGGATTCGAAGGGCGCGTCGGGCTGCACGCCCATCATGCGCAGGCTGC
This genomic window from Bordetella petrii contains:
- the murF gene encoding bifunctional UDP-N-acetylmuramoyl-L-alanyl-D-glutamate--2,6-diaminopimelate ligase MurE/UDP-N-acetylmuramoyl-tripeptide--D-alanyl-D-alanine ligase MurF codes for the protein MSASRPLAAAAADALAWLRARVAADAQLRLDSREVAAGDVFVACPGGSADGRAFIGQAFARGAAAVLCQAPAPAEVGDDARVRAVPDLRALLGELADDWYGHPSAGLSVVAITGTNGKTSCVQWVAQALTDAGKPCGSIGTLGALLPDGSTLGGNLTTPDVLSVHRILAAMRAAGAQAVALEASSIGLEQGRLDGVRIAVAGFTNLTRDHLDYHGSMERYEQAKARLFQWPGLAAAIVNADDAAGERLLRTLPRDLALGYTQQDAPAAFQARDLQATAHGQVFTLATPDGEAQVVTSLLGRHNVSNLLLVAGVLYKLGWPLAQLARALAATRPVDGRLQVVTPLPLRSLAGAGRGPLVVVDYSHTPDSLSRALAALRPVADARGGRLVCLFGCGGERDAGKRPEMGRIAADLADKVTVSSDNPRGEDPGAIIAQILAGIPRGARLLVEADRARAIMQTVWAADPDDVVLLAGKGHETYQEVGGVKLPFDDREWARLALLLPQAGALSTDTRSIGANEVFLALAGEQFDGHAYLAQAEAAGACAAIVAHPVDGASPPQLVLGDTRQALQRIGAAWRARFSLPVIGVAGSNGKTTTKEMIAAILADWQGEAGRLATAGNFNNDIGVPLTLLRLRAQHRAAVFELGMNHPGEIAVLAALAAPSVALVTNAQREHQEFMHSVEAVARENGASIEALPDDGVAVFPGDDPHCGIWEAQAGARRVLRFGLQPGLDVYAENIEAAPQDTRCRVVTPAGSAELVLPVPGLHNLRNALAAIAAALAAGAPLAGAVRALAAFSAVAGRMQRKALDDGTILIDDTYNANPDSVRAAVDVLAQLPAPRVLVLGDMGEVGDNGPAMHREVGEYARQHGIDALYTLGDASRDSAAAFGPGALACGSVDEIVAALRSARPASLLVKGSRFMRMERVVKVLATNNNKTTAERQGDPHAA